TCGATTTTCACCGACGTCACGATTTCGAGGCCGTCGTCGTAGGCGACGATGTGGCCCTTCTCCGCTCCGGGGAGGAAGAACACGCCGTGTTTCTCGTCGAGGAGGAAGGCGTGGTGACTCTGCTGGATGGCCGACCAGCGGTCGTCGAGTTTCAGGTCGTCTTCGATGGTCGGGTCGGTCGGGTCGGACACGTCGAACATGACCGCCTTCACCGAGCCGTTGTCCTGCCCGATGCCGAGGACGCGGTCTTCACCGATGGGGTGGAGGTACGACGAGAAGCCCGGGAGCTTCAGTTCGCCTTCGAGCGTCGGGTTCTGTGGGTCGGAGAGGTCTAACACGTGGAACGGGTCGATTTGGCGGAACGTGACGACGTAGCCGCGGTCACCGTCGAAGCGGACGCCGAAGATGCGCTCGTTCTTGCCCATGTCCTCGACCGAACCCGTGACCGAGAGCGACTCGTCTAAGACGTACACGTCGTTCACCGGTTCGGTGGAGGCTCCGAGGAACCACGGCGACCAGATGGTCGTCGCGATGCGGAGGTGGCCCTCGTGTTCGTCCATCGAGAACTGGTTGAACGGCGTGCCGGGCACTGCGCCCGTCGCCGTCACGTCGAAGCCGTCTTCGATACCGACTTTCACGATGCTCGTGGTGACGAAGTCGCGCTTGTGTTTCTCGACGTAGTTCTCGGCGCGGTCTTGAAGCCGCTCAGAGACGCGTTCGCGCTCTGCGGGCGACAGGGTGGCGTACCACTGCTGGAGGATAGCCTGCACCTCGACGGTGCGCGCCTGCTCTGAGAGATCGTACGTCTGGAGGCGCTCTAATCGCTCGACCGTGCGCTGATCGAGCAGGTCACGAGCGTCCGTGAGCAGGAAGTCGAGCATGAGGTCGCCCTGGCTCGGGTACTCGGAGTACGTGAGGTAGATGCCGGTTTCTGACATCGTGACGACGGAGGCGTACCCACCGACGAACGAGAGGCTGTCAGAGACCTCGCCGGAGTCGGGTTCGAGCGCCAGCGCGGTGTAGGTCAGCGAAGAGGGCATCGGTTCGGAGGGGTGGAGGATGTCTGTACACCGCACCGAGACGCCCGCGAGCGGTTCGATTGGGCATGGTTCACCGTAGTTGATGTTCTGCTGGACGACGAGGTACACCGTGCCGTTCATCAGGCGAGCGGTGTGAATGTAGCCGTCTACGGCTTTCTCCCAGGATTTCTCGGGGTTGTCCGGGTCGGACACGTCGTAGGCGGTGACGCGGTCGCCACCGAGGACGAGCAGCGTGTCGTTCGCGAGGAGGAGTTCGCCGGAGGCGTCAATCTTCGAGACGACGTCAGCCTTCTCGGGTGGCAGGGCGCTCACGACGCTCGTCTGTGGCTTGTAGCGAGCGTCGTCTTCGGCGCGTTCGTAATAGTAGTAGTAGTACTGGCCCTGACTGACGAAGAGGTGGGTGCCATCGGTCTTCACGAGGTCCGGTTCGTCGATGCCCTGAATCTGGACGTTGGTGCCGGAGACGCGGTCAGGTTCGCCGGATTGCCCGCCGTCGTTTCCGCCCTCACTGGTCCGGGTAGGTGCGCCGTCGGGACTCGCACCTTCCTGGACTGCGACATCCACACCGCCGTCCGCGCCGCCGAAGCCGAATCCACCGTAGCTACTCTTGGCTCTCCCGGCTTCGAGGTACTGCTGGAAGGCTTCCGCAGAGTCGAAGCGTTCGAGTGCG
This sequence is a window from Haladaptatus sp. QDMS2. Protein-coding genes within it:
- a CDS encoding beta-propeller domain-containing protein, translated to MVRLTPFRIVTLTLVVLTTTGVLVGAMLPALDDRPGTDPNSTPEPTALERFDSAEAFQQYLEAGRAKSSYGGFGFGGADGGVDVAVQEGASPDGAPTRTSEGGNDGGQSGEPDRVSGTNVQIQGIDEPDLVKTDGTHLFVSQGQYYYYYYERAEDDARYKPQTSVVSALPPEKADVVSKIDASGELLLANDTLLVLGGDRVTAYDVSDPDNPEKSWEKAVDGYIHTARLMNGTVYLVVQQNINYGEPCPIEPLAGVSVRCTDILHPSEPMPSSLTYTALALEPDSGEVSDSLSFVGGYASVVTMSETGIYLTYSEYPSQGDLMLDFLLTDARDLLDQRTVERLERLQTYDLSEQARTVEVQAILQQWYATLSPAERERVSERLQDRAENYVEKHKRDFVTTSIVKVGIEDGFDVTATGAVPGTPFNQFSMDEHEGHLRIATTIWSPWFLGASTEPVNDVYVLDESLSVTGSVEDMGKNERIFGVRFDGDRGYVVTFRQIDPFHVLDLSDPQNPTLEGELKLPGFSSYLHPIGEDRVLGIGQDNGSVKAVMFDVSDPTDPTIEDDLKLDDRWSAIQQSHHAFLLDEKHGVFFLPGAEKGHIVAYDDGLEIVTSVKIDTPQRAVYIGDHLYVIGQSEIVVLDETTWDEVNRIDLR